A window from Bufo bufo chromosome 1, aBufBuf1.1, whole genome shotgun sequence encodes these proteins:
- the ERF gene encoding ETS domain-containing transcription factor ERF: MKTPAAEPGFAFPDWAYKPESSPGSRQIQLWHFILELLRKEEYHDVIAWQGDYGEFVIKDPDEVARLWGARKCKPQMNYDKLSRALRYYYNKRILHKTKGKRFTYKFNFNKLVLVNYPFIDMGMAGGPVPQSAPPVPSGGTHFRFPSCTPSDVLSPTEDLRSPTLFSSVARRLARGSVSDCSDGTSANSEVEESLSEEQHRRGPLPDIPAFRGPPLPRLTHEGIFRVYPRPRVSEPLSPFPVSPMGAHSGLLPPQLSPALPMTPNHMNYTPSPTLSPMYPGGSHFSFNPEDMKRYLQAHTQSVYNYHLSPRAFLHYPSIVVPQPQRPEKPLHLPHDEPPFKFKLQPPPLGKKQRPLEPGSSTSSCSSSSSGVPQIKVEPISDAEEDDEELMVEVTDISEEEDDEEVFKAPTAPEQRPPPPIPPGREEEAFGSESGRCIPLKLRFKRRWSEDQRLEAEGGAEESDKKVRSNQEEPKLPPQPGATPCRRVSTDLQRATEELSLESRDS, encoded by the exons ATGAAGACCCCGGCCGCCGAGCCAG GGTTCGCCTTTCCGGACTGGGCCTACAAGCCGGAGTCCAGCCCGGGCTCCAGACAGATCCAGCTCTGGCACTTTATTCTGGAGCTGCTGAGAAAAGAGGAATATCACGACGTCATCGCCTGGCAAGGAGACTACGGGGAGTTTGTCATCAAGGACCCGGACGAGGTGGCGCGGTTATGGGGCGCGCGCAAGTGCAAACCTCAAATGAACTACGACAAGCTGAGTCGAGCCCTCAG gtaTTACTACAACAAGAGAATCCTTCACAAAACCAAAGGCAAACGCTTCACCTACAAGTTCAACTTCAACAAGCTGGTGCTGGTCAACTACCCCTTCATCGACATGGGCATGGCGG GAGGGCCGGTACCTCAGAGCGCTCCGCCTGTGCCGTCAGGAGGAACACACTTCCGTTTCCCGTCCTGCACCCCTTCAGATGTTCTGTCTCCCACCGAGGATCTCCGATCACCCACCCTCTTCTCATCCGTGGCACGTCGTCTCGCCCGTGGATCAGTCAGCGACTGCAGCGACGGCACCTCCGCTAACTCTGAAGTCGAAGAGAGCCTGAGCGAGGAGCAGCACCGACGAGGCCCCTTGCCCGACATCCCAGCGTTCAGAGGGCCACCGCTTCCTCGACTCACTCATGAGGGCATCTTCAGGGTCTACCCTCGTCCACGGGTGTCGGAACCCCTCAGCCCATTCCCAGTGTCGCCCATGGGAGCCCATTCTGGCCTCTTGCCCCCTCAGCTCTCACCTGCCTTACCAATGACCCCCAATCATATGAACTATACCCCATCACCCACTCTGAGCCCCATGTACCCAGGTGGTAGCCATTTTTCATTCAATCCGGAAGACATGAAGCGTTACCTTCAGGCGCACACGCAGAGCGTGTATAACTACCACCTCAGCCCACGGGCATTCCTGCACTACCCCAGTATTGTGGTGCCTCAGCCGCAACGCCCTGAAAAGCCTCTACATTTACCCCATGATGAGCCTCCATTCAAATTCAAGCTTCAGCCTCCTCCTTTGGGCAAAAAGCAGCGCCCCCTGGAACCAGGTTCAtctacctcctcctgctcctcctcctcctcgggggTCCCGCAAATCAAAGTGGAGCCCATCTCTGATGCTGAGGAAGATGATGAGGAACTAATGGTGGAGGTGACAGACATCAGTGAAGAAGAAGATGATGAGGAGGTGTTCAAAGCCCCCACAGCACCAGAGCAAAGACCCCCTCCACCTATTCCTCCTGGGAGGGAAGAAGAAGCCTTTGGAAGTGAAAGCGGACGCTGCATCCCCCTTAAGTTGCGCTTCAAGCGACGTTGGAGCGAGGACCAGCGTCTGGAGGCCGAAGGAGGAGCGGAGGAGTCGGATAAGAAAGTGCGAAGTAATCAGGAGGAGCCGAAGCTTCCCCCACAGCCGGGTGCGACCCCCTGTAGGAGGGTGAGCACCGACCTCC